One genomic region from uncultured Cohaesibacter sp. encodes:
- a CDS encoding ABC transporter substrate-binding protein has translation MKRFLAAALAAASLLFASPGYTQTPPNVLIVGQIAEPKSLDPAADTAVNDFRILVNMYDGLVRYKDGTLEVEPSLAKSWTISDDGMTYIFKLREGVKFHDGTDFNAEAVKFNFDRMLKDDHPYHDTGPFPLAFFFSSVKDVTAVDPLTVKFELNAPYAPFLSNLAYPTGLMISPAAVEEYGKEVGRHPAGTGAYKFAEWESNAKVVLEKNADYWDGAPALEAVIYRPITDANTRVAEMLAGGLDVMVEVPPDNLAQFRDNDAFAVHEQAGPHLWFLILNAKEGPFAKKEIRQAANYAINKTALVDNILQGTAEVAAGPTPPAFAWAYDETLEPYPYDPEKAKSMLKEAGYDGSEVTFYVTEGGSGMLDPTAMGTAIQADLEAVGMKVKIETYEWNTFLGKVNPGLEGKADMAEMAWMTNDPDTLPFLALRTEAFPDKGGFNSGYYSNPKVDELLESARTSTSQEERAKLYKEMQQIVYEDAPWVFVANWKQNAVTSVAVENFKLQPSFFLMLQDVAKP, from the coding sequence ATGAAACGATTTCTAGCCGCAGCACTTGCCGCGGCCTCATTGCTGTTTGCCTCTCCGGGCTATACACAAACCCCACCCAATGTTTTGATTGTTGGACAAATTGCAGAACCGAAATCCCTTGATCCGGCCGCCGATACGGCAGTCAATGATTTCCGTATTCTGGTCAATATGTATGACGGTCTGGTGCGCTATAAGGATGGCACGCTCGAAGTGGAGCCATCTCTGGCCAAAAGCTGGACCATTTCCGACGATGGAATGACCTACATCTTCAAATTGCGTGAAGGGGTTAAATTCCACGACGGAACGGACTTCAACGCAGAAGCCGTGAAATTCAATTTCGATCGCATGCTAAAGGACGATCACCCTTATCATGACACGGGGCCGTTCCCGCTTGCTTTCTTCTTTTCTTCGGTCAAGGACGTGACCGCAGTTGATCCTCTGACCGTCAAGTTCGAACTGAACGCGCCTTATGCGCCCTTCCTTTCCAACCTTGCATACCCGACAGGCCTGATGATTTCTCCGGCCGCCGTTGAGGAATATGGCAAGGAAGTGGGCCGTCATCCGGCAGGCACAGGCGCCTACAAGTTCGCCGAATGGGAATCCAACGCCAAGGTCGTTCTGGAAAAGAATGCTGACTATTGGGATGGTGCTCCTGCGCTTGAAGCCGTCATCTACCGCCCGATCACGGACGCCAACACCCGCGTCGCCGAAATGCTCGCTGGTGGTCTGGATGTGATGGTTGAGGTGCCACCTGATAACCTTGCCCAGTTCCGCGACAATGATGCCTTCGCCGTGCATGAGCAGGCTGGCCCACATCTGTGGTTCCTGATTCTCAATGCCAAGGAAGGCCCTTTCGCGAAAAAGGAAATCCGTCAGGCAGCCAACTATGCCATCAACAAGACCGCGCTGGTCGACAATATCTTGCAAGGCACGGCTGAAGTGGCCGCAGGTCCGACGCCTCCGGCCTTTGCATGGGCTTATGACGAGACGCTTGAGCCTTACCCTTACGATCCGGAAAAAGCCAAATCCATGCTGAAAGAGGCTGGCTATGATGGCTCCGAAGTGACCTTCTATGTCACCGAAGGCGGCTCCGGCATGCTCGACCCGACTGCCATGGGCACCGCCATTCAGGCCGACCTTGAAGCTGTTGGCATGAAGGTGAAAATCGAGACCTACGAATGGAACACCTTCCTTGGTAAGGTCAATCCGGGTCTTGAAGGCAAAGCCGATATGGCTGAAATGGCTTGGATGACCAATGATCCGGACACCCTGCCGTTCCTTGCCCTGCGCACCGAAGCCTTCCCGGATAAGGGCGGGTTCAACTCGGGCTATTATTCCAACCCGAAAGTGGACGAATTGCTCGAAAGTGCAAGGACCTCCACGTCGCAGGAAGAGCGCGCCAAGCTCTACAAGGAAATGCAGCAGATCGTTTATGAAGATGCCCCTTGGGTCTTCGTGGCCAACTGGAAACAGAATGCTGTAACCAGCGTTGCGGTCGAGAATTTCAAGCTGCAGCCATCCTTCTTCTTGATGCTGCAGGATGTTGCCAAACCGTGA
- a CDS encoding acetamidase/formamidase family protein, with protein MCQFCDYTIHAAHHHFGWDNSIEPVARIMPGQTAEFTCIDASAGQIIRSSTVDDLMARDASKVNPVTGPVYIEGAEAGDILKVKIEQFVPSGFGWTANIPGFGLLADQFTEPALHIWNYDAEGLTPALYAPNARVPLKPFAGTMGNAPAASGRHDIIPPRRIGGNLDIKDLSAGSVLYLPVEVEGALFSVGDTHAAQGDGEVCGTAIESPMNIVLTFDLIKQSPLKMPRFTTPGPVSNHLDSKGYEVTTGVGPDLMSGARDAVAGMIDLITAEHGMSAVDAYMLCSVCGDLRVSEVVDAPNWVVSFYFPRVVFD; from the coding sequence ATGTGCCAATTCTGCGACTATACCATCCACGCGGCGCATCATCATTTTGGCTGGGACAATTCCATCGAGCCGGTAGCGCGTATCATGCCAGGCCAGACGGCTGAATTCACCTGCATTGACGCATCGGCCGGACAAATCATCCGCTCCAGCACGGTTGATGATCTGATGGCACGCGATGCCTCCAAGGTCAATCCGGTGACGGGACCGGTCTATATTGAAGGCGCAGAAGCTGGCGACATACTGAAGGTCAAGATCGAACAGTTCGTCCCTTCAGGTTTTGGCTGGACGGCCAACATCCCCGGCTTTGGTCTATTGGCGGATCAGTTCACCGAACCGGCCCTGCATATCTGGAACTATGATGCGGAAGGGCTGACCCCTGCCCTTTATGCGCCCAATGCACGCGTTCCGCTCAAGCCTTTCGCAGGCACCATGGGCAATGCGCCAGCGGCCAGCGGCCGCCACGACATCATCCCGCCGCGCCGGATTGGTGGTAATCTGGACATCAAGGATCTGAGTGCAGGCAGTGTGTTGTATCTGCCGGTCGAAGTGGAAGGTGCGCTCTTCTCGGTTGGTGATACGCATGCAGCACAAGGCGATGGTGAAGTGTGTGGCACTGCCATTGAAAGCCCGATGAATATCGTTCTGACCTTCGACCTCATCAAGCAGTCACCACTCAAGATGCCACGCTTTACTACTCCGGGTCCTGTGAGCAATCATCTCGACAGCAAAGGCTATGAAGTCACCACCGGGGTTGGCCCAGACCTGATGAGTGGCGCCAGAGATGCTGTTGCTGGTATGATCGATCTAATTACAGCCGAGCATGGCATGTCTGCGGTGGACGCTTATATGCTCTGCTCGGTTTGTGGCGATCTGCGTGTCAGCGAAGTGGTGGACGCTCCCAACTGGGTGGTATCCTTCTACTTCCCGCGCGTGGTGTTTGACTGA
- a CDS encoding acetyl-CoA C-acyltransferase, giving the protein MRQAVIVSTARTPIGKAYRGAFNNLEGPSLAAHAVKAAMERASLEGDALEEITFGSALTQGSTGINVGRHIVLASGLPDTVAGSTIDRQCASGLNAIAIAAHMIINEGVDVAIGGGLDSISLVQLGEHWNSYRYRDPNVRDSYYMSMIETAELVAERYGITRAAQDAYALQSQQRTAQAQKNGRFDKEIIPVEAIKLSRDKETGVSHEEKVTLTKDECNRPQTTLEGLEGLKPVLGADKSITAGNASQLSDGAAACVLMEAEEAKRRGLKPLGIFRGFAVAGCAAEEMGIGPVRAIPKLLARNGLKVEDIDLWEINEAFASQLLYCRDSLGIDNDKLNVNGGAISIGHPYGMSGARMTGHLLIEGRRRGAKYGVASMCIGGGQGAAGLFEILAD; this is encoded by the coding sequence ATGCGCCAAGCCGTCATTGTTTCAACTGCCCGCACACCCATTGGCAAGGCCTATCGTGGCGCATTCAACAATCTTGAAGGCCCCAGTCTCGCGGCCCATGCGGTAAAGGCGGCCATGGAACGCGCGTCTCTTGAGGGCGATGCGCTGGAGGAAATCACCTTCGGTTCAGCTTTGACTCAGGGCAGCACCGGCATCAATGTTGGCCGCCATATCGTGCTTGCGTCCGGGTTGCCGGACACGGTGGCCGGCTCCACGATCGACCGGCAATGTGCATCTGGCCTTAATGCCATTGCCATCGCGGCACATATGATCATCAATGAAGGTGTTGATGTCGCCATTGGCGGCGGGCTGGATAGCATTTCCCTCGTACAGCTTGGCGAACATTGGAATTCTTATCGCTATCGCGATCCGAACGTGCGCGACAGCTATTACATGTCCATGATTGAAACTGCCGAGCTAGTAGCCGAGCGCTATGGCATAACCCGCGCAGCACAAGACGCTTATGCCCTGCAAAGCCAGCAGCGCACTGCGCAAGCGCAGAAGAACGGTCGCTTCGATAAAGAAATCATACCTGTTGAAGCAATCAAACTCTCACGCGACAAGGAAACAGGCGTTTCTCATGAGGAGAAGGTGACACTCACTAAGGACGAATGCAACCGCCCACAAACGACGCTCGAGGGCCTCGAAGGCCTGAAGCCGGTCCTTGGCGCCGACAAGAGCATCACGGCGGGCAACGCCAGCCAGCTCTCCGATGGCGCTGCAGCCTGTGTTCTCATGGAGGCTGAAGAAGCCAAAAGACGCGGATTGAAACCTCTTGGCATTTTCCGCGGCTTTGCTGTGGCAGGCTGTGCAGCAGAAGAAATGGGCATCGGTCCTGTGCGTGCGATCCCGAAATTGCTGGCCCGAAACGGCCTGAAAGTCGAGGATATCGACCTTTGGGAAATCAACGAAGCCTTCGCCTCGCAGCTTCTTTATTGTCGCGATAGTCTGGGCATCGATAACGATAAACTCAATGTCAATGGTGGCGCCATTTCCATCGGCCATCCTTACGGCATGTCCGGTGCGCGCATGACCGGGCATCTGCTGATCGAAGGGCGTCGTCGGGGCGCAAAATATGGTGTGGCAAGTATGTGCATCGGCGGAGGCCAGGGAGCAGCCGGTCTGTTCGAGATCCTTGCCGACTAA
- a CDS encoding Zn-dependent hydrolase produces MSDISPKINSERLKRLFDSINKFGLNVETGGYNRIGFSDADLSVRKWFTEQMKGDGLAVHSDAAGNLFGRLGDADKPCVMAGSHLDTVPEGGAFDGALGVAVALECARSIKDAGIEPTVPLVVVATSEEEGRFGGMLGSQTISGQLPAGWVEAATDAEGVKLTEAMTVQGYAPEALEEAAWQKDSIRAFLEMHIEQGPVLESENLSVGIVEGISGVLVLGVNLKGEANHSGTTPMHLRADAFTGLATIGAAIPGVIDRLGGEQSRITIGKVDIKPNFPHTIPGEADFTIIIRDTSADIMANLRKAIETVVATVAERNRLSFTIKERSYLPPQELDEKIREAFVAEAKKRTLSYTVMPSGAGHDAQTMQAFCPSGLIFVPSRNGISHAPQEWTEWTDIEKGAQLMLDMIVRLITKKD; encoded by the coding sequence ATGTCTGATATCTCCCCCAAGATCAACTCCGAGCGCCTGAAACGCCTCTTCGACAGCATCAACAAATTCGGACTCAATGTTGAAACCGGCGGCTATAATCGCATCGGCTTTTCGGACGCGGATCTGTCCGTGCGCAAGTGGTTTACCGAGCAGATGAAAGGTGATGGCCTTGCAGTCCATAGCGATGCTGCGGGTAATCTGTTTGGTCGATTGGGGGATGCGGACAAGCCCTGTGTCATGGCGGGCTCTCATCTGGACACAGTGCCGGAAGGTGGTGCCTTTGACGGCGCGCTAGGCGTGGCTGTGGCGCTCGAATGCGCCCGCAGCATCAAGGATGCCGGAATAGAGCCGACGGTGCCGCTTGTCGTGGTGGCCACTTCAGAAGAAGAAGGCCGGTTCGGCGGCATGCTCGGGTCTCAGACGATCAGCGGACAGCTGCCCGCCGGTTGGGTGGAGGCAGCAACCGATGCCGAAGGGGTCAAGCTCACTGAAGCGATGACGGTTCAGGGCTATGCCCCCGAAGCTCTCGAAGAAGCGGCTTGGCAAAAGGACAGCATTCGCGCCTTTTTGGAGATGCACATCGAGCAAGGTCCCGTGCTGGAAAGCGAAAATCTTTCAGTCGGCATCGTAGAAGGCATCTCTGGCGTTCTGGTGCTTGGCGTCAATCTGAAGGGCGAAGCCAATCACTCCGGCACGACACCGATGCATTTGCGCGCCGATGCCTTCACCGGCCTAGCAACCATCGGAGCGGCCATCCCCGGAGTGATTGATCGATTGGGAGGGGAGCAGTCGCGGATCACCATCGGCAAGGTCGACATCAAGCCGAACTTTCCTCATACGATTCCCGGAGAGGCAGACTTCACGATTATCATTCGCGATACCTCCGCAGACATTATGGCAAACTTGCGCAAGGCCATTGAAACGGTCGTAGCAACTGTCGCAGAGCGCAACCGCCTTTCCTTCACCATCAAGGAACGCAGCTATTTGCCACCGCAAGAGCTGGATGAGAAGATCCGCGAGGCTTTTGTGGCAGAGGCCAAAAAACGGACACTTTCCTATACTGTCATGCCGTCTGGCGCGGGCCATGATGCGCAGACCATGCAGGCATTTTGTCCATCCGGCTTGATTTTCGTACCCAGCCGCAATGGCATCAGCCACGCGCCGCAAGAATGGACAGAATGGACGGATATCGAAAAGGGCGCACAATTGATGCTCGACATGATCGTCCGCCTGATAACCAAGAAGGATTAG
- a CDS encoding ABC transporter permease, with the protein MGAYVAKRLLAAIPVLFGLSIIVFVIMALIPGDPALAILGSFATPENVAKLNQDLGLDKPMVQQYFIWLGNMLQGDFGRSYTLNRPVIDEVLERFSATLILAGPALVLCSIFGLLAGVISAVKQYSWADKGLTFTVLIGISMPSFWLGLLLIFSFAVKWRLFPPSGMYAIYGGGDLPDLIHHLTLPAITLAVVATGVIARLTRTSMLEVLRQDYIRTARAKGIKERRVIYVHAFKAAMVSVIPVIGIQAGFVLGGAVYIETVFQWPGIGSMLVKAISTRDLLLVQGGVLVVAAAYVLFNLLVDVIQSILDPRLR; encoded by the coding sequence ATGGGTGCCTATGTCGCAAAGAGACTGCTTGCTGCGATTCCGGTTCTGTTCGGACTATCCATCATTGTTTTCGTCATCATGGCTCTGATTCCGGGCGATCCGGCTCTGGCGATCCTTGGCTCTTTTGCCACGCCTGAGAATGTTGCCAAACTCAATCAGGATCTCGGCCTCGACAAGCCGATGGTGCAGCAATATTTCATTTGGCTGGGCAATATGCTGCAGGGCGACTTCGGCCGTTCCTACACGCTCAACCGACCTGTAATTGATGAAGTGCTGGAGCGCTTTTCCGCCACTCTTATTCTGGCCGGGCCTGCGCTGGTGCTGTGTTCCATATTCGGGCTGTTGGCCGGGGTTATCTCGGCGGTGAAACAATATAGTTGGGCTGACAAGGGCCTTACCTTCACGGTGCTCATTGGTATTTCCATGCCGTCTTTCTGGCTTGGCCTGCTCCTGATTTTCTCATTCGCCGTTAAATGGCGGCTGTTCCCGCCAAGCGGCATGTATGCGATCTATGGCGGCGGCGATCTGCCTGATCTCATCCATCATCTCACACTGCCAGCCATTACATTGGCTGTTGTCGCCACCGGCGTTATTGCGCGCCTCACGCGCACCTCCATGCTTGAAGTGCTGCGGCAGGATTATATCCGCACAGCCCGCGCCAAGGGCATCAAGGAACGGCGCGTCATCTATGTCCACGCCTTCAAGGCCGCCATGGTCAGCGTCATTCCTGTGATTGGCATTCAGGCCGGTTTCGTGCTCGGCGGTGCGGTCTATATCGAAACGGTGTTCCAGTGGCCGGGCATTGGCTCCATGCTGGTCAAGGCCATTTCCACGCGCGACCTACTGTTGGTGCAGGGCGGGGTGCTCGTTGTTGCCGCCGCTTATGTGCTATTCAATCTGCTGGTCGATGTCATCCAGTCCATTCTTGACCCGAGGTTGCGCTGA
- a CDS encoding FCD domain-containing protein: MSIEDDLGRRAVSPHHTLSSRRRKRPDVIADKVRDQIVTADLRVGDRIPADWVTPETLNASRGTVREALKILEIEGLIVTKTGPGGGLFVSSIDPEDAIRFLDNLFLAEPPSISDIYALRKQLEPELAAELAGTLSNEQFVHLQSLIYLYQDEPESAEDEYRQRLAELDFHSGLANLSKNRLMGFVCRFLHSLLQDKSECRAIYSEPTPWGKREMGVSYQVKLLRALKLGDSGLASAIMREHMTEAEKFMIERAVLLRK; the protein is encoded by the coding sequence ATGTCTATCGAAGACGATCTGGGGCGGAGAGCCGTTTCGCCCCATCACACTCTGTCCAGCCGTCGACGCAAGCGCCCCGATGTGATTGCCGATAAGGTGAGGGACCAGATCGTGACAGCCGACCTGCGGGTTGGGGATCGTATTCCGGCAGACTGGGTGACCCCCGAAACCCTCAATGCTTCCAGAGGCACGGTGCGTGAAGCGCTCAAGATCCTTGAGATTGAAGGCTTGATCGTCACCAAGACAGGGCCGGGTGGGGGCCTGTTTGTCTCCTCCATCGATCCGGAAGATGCCATCCGGTTTCTGGACAATCTTTTTCTCGCCGAGCCGCCATCCATCTCCGATATTTATGCCTTGCGCAAACAGCTTGAGCCCGAGCTGGCAGCAGAGTTGGCGGGAACCTTGTCCAACGAGCAGTTTGTCCATCTACAGTCGCTGATTTATCTCTATCAGGATGAACCCGAGTCAGCCGAAGACGAATATCGTCAGCGCTTGGCCGAACTGGACTTCCATTCCGGTTTGGCCAATCTCAGCAAGAACCGCCTGATGGGGTTCGTCTGCCGTTTTTTGCATAGTCTGTTGCAGGATAAATCAGAATGCCGCGCTATCTATTCGGAGCCCACTCCATGGGGAAAGCGGGAAATGGGCGTCAGCTATCAGGTCAAGCTTCTACGTGCGCTCAAGTTGGGGGATTCCGGGTTGGCCAGCGCCATCATGCGTGAACACATGACCGAAGCGGAAAAATTCATGATCGAGCGCGCGGTACTGCTGCGCAAGTGA
- a CDS encoding dipeptide/oligopeptide/nickel ABC transporter permease/ATP-binding protein: MSETTIETPTKKKKSGGRPSTLRLLLNNTLATAGLVVLAFVFVVALAAPLLPLVNPDVTEPANRLQPLLADGHLLGTDALGRDILSRLIWGTRVSLAVGVSATLIAAFIGSLIGLVAGYAGGRTDNLLMRGIDMIMAFPYILLALAIVAALGPGLLNALYAIAVVNIPFFARNIRGITVGLSRREFVDAARLSGKSNASILFGEILPNVLPVIIITMSTTIGWMILETAGLSFLGLGAQPPQADLGSMLGDGRKILFTAPHVSIIPGVMIFILVMSINLLGDGVRDVLDPRLKSGALARPVMRTAVMRDQVPDIAPQEDATLDMQGLKTEFHVGSDVYKAVGGVDLKVRQGECLGLVGESGSGKSVTAMSIMGLVPTPPGRIVGGAALLEGEDLFSKSDEEIRLLRGLAVSHVFQDPLSTLHPLFTIGDQLVEAIRAHQVISHKDAMARAEELLKTVRIPNPAERLKVYPHELSGGMRQRVCIAMALANDVKLIIADEPTTALDVTVQAQVLSLLNKLRQERNVGILFITHDFGVVSTMCDRIAVMYGGKIVETGTTEEILSAPAHPYTEKLIACVPVLGQPDRRLDAIEGRPPVVNALPDGCAFAERCPYAKDDCRKGDLALTDLGEGRSVRCLYPVSGDKAKQGERDV; the protein is encoded by the coding sequence ATGTCCGAGACCACGATCGAAACACCCACCAAAAAGAAGAAATCCGGCGGCAGACCGAGCACTTTGCGTCTGCTGTTGAACAACACGCTGGCAACCGCTGGACTCGTCGTGCTGGCGTTCGTCTTTGTTGTGGCGCTGGCAGCCCCCTTGTTGCCACTGGTCAACCCCGATGTGACAGAGCCTGCCAATCGCCTGCAGCCCCTTTTGGCTGATGGTCATCTTTTGGGAACCGACGCGCTGGGGCGGGACATCCTTTCCCGTTTGATCTGGGGGACGCGTGTTAGTCTCGCTGTGGGCGTGTCAGCCACATTGATCGCCGCCTTCATTGGCTCGCTGATCGGTCTGGTTGCTGGCTATGCCGGAGGGCGCACGGATAATCTCCTTATGCGCGGCATCGACATGATCATGGCCTTTCCCTATATCCTGTTGGCGCTGGCCATCGTGGCTGCGCTGGGGCCCGGGCTTCTCAACGCGCTATATGCCATTGCTGTTGTCAATATTCCTTTCTTTGCCCGCAATATCAGGGGCATCACCGTCGGACTATCCCGGCGTGAATTTGTCGATGCGGCAAGGCTTTCGGGCAAGTCGAATGCGTCGATCCTGTTTGGTGAAATCCTGCCCAACGTGCTGCCGGTGATCATTATCACCATGTCCACCACCATTGGCTGGATGATCCTTGAAACCGCCGGTCTTTCCTTCCTCGGTCTCGGGGCGCAGCCGCCGCAGGCTGACCTTGGCTCCATGCTGGGGGATGGGCGCAAGATCCTCTTTACGGCACCGCACGTTTCTATCATTCCCGGTGTGATGATCTTCATCCTCGTGATGAGCATCAACCTATTGGGCGATGGTGTGCGCGATGTGCTTGATCCGCGCTTGAAATCAGGCGCTCTGGCGCGGCCCGTTATGCGGACTGCCGTTATGCGCGATCAAGTGCCAGACATTGCCCCGCAGGAAGACGCCACCCTTGATATGCAGGGGCTTAAAACCGAATTCCATGTCGGTTCAGATGTCTACAAGGCTGTTGGCGGCGTGGATCTCAAAGTGCGCCAAGGGGAATGTCTGGGCCTTGTAGGAGAATCCGGTTCGGGCAAGTCCGTGACTGCCATGTCCATCATGGGCTTGGTGCCAACGCCTCCCGGCCGTATCGTTGGTGGTGCTGCGCTGCTTGAGGGAGAGGATCTGTTTTCCAAGAGCGATGAGGAAATCCGCCTGTTGCGTGGGCTCGCCGTCAGCCATGTGTTTCAGGATCCGCTCTCAACGTTGCATCCGCTCTTTACCATCGGTGATCAATTGGTAGAGGCCATCCGCGCCCATCAGGTGATCTCGCATAAGGATGCCATGGCTAGGGCTGAAGAACTGCTCAAGACGGTTCGTATCCCGAACCCCGCAGAGCGTTTAAAGGTCTATCCGCATGAATTGTCCGGCGGTATGCGTCAGCGCGTTTGCATTGCCATGGCACTGGCCAACGACGTCAAGCTGATCATCGCCGACGAACCAACCACCGCGCTCGACGTCACTGTGCAGGCGCAGGTGCTTTCGCTACTCAATAAATTGCGGCAAGAGCGCAATGTCGGCATTCTGTTCATTACCCATGATTTCGGTGTGGTCTCCACCATGTGTGATCGGATTGCGGTCATGTATGGCGGCAAGATCGTGGAAACGGGTACGACGGAGGAAATTCTGTCCGCTCCGGCCCATCCCTATACAGAAAAGCTCATCGCCTGCGTGCCTGTGCTTGGGCAACCGGACCGGCGCCTTGACGCGATCGAGGGACGCCCGCCCGTTGTCAACGCACTGCCTGATGGCTGCGCCTTTGCCGAGCGTTGCCCTTATGCCAAAGACGATTGCCGCAAGGGCGACCTCGCTTTGACAGATCTGGGTGAAGGGCGCTCGGTGCGTTGTCTCTATCCGGTGTCCGGCGACAAGGCAAAGCAAGGAGAGCGCGATGTCTGA
- a CDS encoding oligopeptide/dipeptide ABC transporter ATP-binding protein, translated as MSESMTMNQADTLLEISDVSRLFGGGKSLFGKVLPAVHAVQNVNIKVRKGETLGIVGESGCGKSTLARLVVGLDLPTDGAITFAGKDMVAEVKKDRRQMARKVQYVFQDPVASLNPRKKIRTILEAPLIQLLKLNAEERETRLVELMEAVNLAPEFLDRYPHEFSGGQAQRIGIARALAADPELIVLDEPVSALDVSVQAQVLNILDDLKEKFGLTYIFISHDLSVVESISDRVAVMYFGRMVELGNAADVFAEAHHPYSRLLLKSAPVPGRKSMLPEDANTELPDPYNPPPGCAFYARCPRRLDMCTNEAPKLDAAGKKADHLSACFNPENKD; from the coding sequence ATGTCTGAGAGCATGACCATGAACCAAGCCGATACGCTTCTCGAAATCAGTGATGTCAGCCGCCTGTTTGGTGGTGGCAAAAGCCTGTTCGGTAAAGTCTTGCCAGCCGTCCATGCGGTGCAGAATGTCAATATCAAGGTCCGCAAGGGCGAAACGCTTGGCATCGTTGGTGAATCCGGCTGTGGCAAGTCAACGCTTGCTCGTCTGGTTGTTGGGCTCGATCTCCCAACAGACGGTGCGATCACTTTTGCAGGCAAGGACATGGTGGCCGAGGTCAAGAAAGACCGTCGGCAGATGGCCCGCAAGGTGCAATATGTGTTTCAGGATCCTGTTGCCTCGCTCAATCCGCGTAAAAAGATCCGCACCATTCTGGAAGCGCCATTGATCCAGCTCTTGAAGCTGAATGCAGAAGAGAGGGAAACGCGGCTGGTGGAACTGATGGAAGCGGTCAATCTGGCTCCGGAATTCCTTGATCGCTACCCGCATGAATTTTCCGGCGGTCAAGCTCAGCGTATCGGCATCGCTCGCGCTCTTGCGGCTGACCCCGAGCTGATCGTGCTAGATGAGCCGGTTTCGGCGTTGGACGTATCCGTTCAGGCTCAGGTGCTGAATATCCTTGACGATCTGAAAGAAAAATTCGGCCTGACCTACATTTTTATCAGCCATGACCTGTCTGTCGTCGAAAGCATCAGTGATCGCGTTGCAGTCATGTATTTTGGGCGCATGGTCGAACTGGGCAATGCTGCTGATGTCTTTGCAGAAGCGCATCATCCCTATTCTCGTCTTTTGTTAAAGTCCGCTCCGGTGCCCGGGCGCAAGTCGATGTTGCCTGAAGATGCGAACACCGAGCTCCCTGACCCTTATAATCCGCCACCGGGCTGTGCCTTTTATGCGCGTTGTCCAAGACGGTTGGATATGTGCACAAACGAGGCACCCAAACTTGACGCAGCGGGCAAAAAGGCCGATCACCTCAGCGCCTGTTTCAATCCGGAGAACAAAGACTAG